Within Dreissena polymorpha isolate Duluth1 chromosome 13, UMN_Dpol_1.0, whole genome shotgun sequence, the genomic segment GCTTACGAACATGTGCGCTTAATTAATAGCAATTAGATCTCCGAAtccatgtttaaatatgtttacgTGTAATCCTTTTtcatataaattgaaatattaaatactgGTCAAAAGAATAGTTTGAAAAAACTACATTACACATAATCAATTTGCCAATAAAGCGCATTATACTACTATTTTTATTTGAATCGAAGTTAAgtgtaattattttgtaaaagaCAGGTATTAAATGTTGAAAACATCTTTCGAATATTGAGAAAGGGTCTACCTTTTTACTTTGTAAAAAAAGGGACGTCTCCCAATCAATTGATTATCCAGAGAGGCAGATACTTCCGCATTATTATCGCTCGTAACGAACGTTATTACCTATAGTGTATCCTAAAAAGATATAGAGGATGAATCGATTGCATTTGCTTTTGTCCCTGATATCATGTACCACCACAGAAAATAAATCAACTCTGTTGTACTACATCAGACTATCATTTGTTAAATTTCGAAGTTTATTGACATCAACTTGTAAATATgagattgttaaaaaaatataaataagtaaagGAAGCTTTTACTTTACACAATACTATCAAAATACCACTCAAAACTATAAAACAGTCATTGATACCTGTCTAAAAATCAAAGCTTTATGCAATTTAATATTTCTTAGTTTTAAGTTGACTTTCCGATAATGATTTGGAGATGAAAGTTTCTCTTGACGTATTCATTGTAAAAAACGATCAGTAAAATTACCTTTTTTCAACTGTGTACCTATTTAAGATAATGAACATATGTATTAGTCTAAACAAACTGTCTGTTGCGTTCTGTTCTGGTTATATTGTATCATATGTTTATGTTGCAGCTGCTGTATGTTTGATCTTATGTTTGGGGAGGATACAAGCTAACAACTACTCTGATCCATATATTTGCTATGGGGACGTTTGTAACTCGTAAGTACCTTGTCGTCTTGCTTGCTCTGTTATAGTATGTTTAATTTCCGTTTACAGTAGTAAAGGTTATAAGGCAGTGTACTCAATGATGCACAGACAGAAACTTGCAAACACATTTAGTCATACTCGTAAAATTGTAGATGTATTTACAACGTGCGTACAATAGATAACCTACAACGCGTATGTTATATCatatgcaaaattattaatttttttattcgtCACTTAGAAAATTGATCTTCATTTTGCGCAAATAGCATTTCGTAGTTGACTTTCGGTGATTTGCATTAGTGTTAGAACTTGTATTCAAATATGGagtatgtctgtgttgttttgtttttggagCGGGTATGTCCATTTTACGGTGTCCCTATAAGGAGTGCACCATCGATGCTGTCATTGCTGCTGTGATGCTTTAAAACATGCATCACACCCAATGCCTAACTTAAAAGGAATGTAAACAGTTGTTATTTTAATGCAATCTATTATATCTGTTTTAGTGAAAGCCCTGCCCAGTTCTGCGATGTAGTGTACATGCACTGTCGGCGTTGTGACGATATCAGAGGCGACTGTTTCACCCGCCATCAAACGTTCAACTGCACAGAATATTGTTATGGTACTgcgataaaaaaaatcacatattcgggtgtaaatgaatttattaacacatacaattTCGAAAACGTTCAATCGAAAATATCACATGAAGGCAATGTCGTTTTGTTAATTAGTTACGCGTTTGTGTAAGACTTTTCCATGCATTATAAATGAAAGTGCCCGATCATTATTAGCATGTTCTGAGCTTTACCACACAGAAATCCTAAATTACGCTTTAAGCTAGCCTACTAATAGGGGTATTCATGTATCAATATTAAAAACTAATGCTAATAAAGGTATTCACTACTTATAATACTTGTTTGTTCAACGTGTAATGTATATAGTACTTAACATCACATTTGAGTATGTCATTCACATGAATAAACTAAATAAACCATTTAGCAAAAAGGTATAAGTAAAATGACAACACTGCATCGTTTATCGTTTGATGTCATATCAAACGCGTTATAAAATAAGCGTattattttgatttcagaaattcgATATAAGGAAGAGGTCGAAAAACTTCGAGGTAAAGTCATTTTTAAGAAactattaaatatgcaaaacaaatgATCACATCAAAGCAAATATTCACAAATGAGATATTCACAAAAACAATTTACTATATTAAATTCAGTATTTTATATCAGAACAAATTACTCTTATTTATTCCAATATTTACTTCCGAAAATTGAACCGAGGGAGcgaaatacaatttatttgttattCCATTTTTTGCATAGTAATTTAGAGCGAACATGAAACTTTAAGGTTATaaaaaattgtgtatttttttcttctaaaacaAATAGCTGGATAAAACGTTATACGGCCAAACACAGCCAGCATGTTCCATTCATTcactaaaatataaacaaatagctTTCAGGAGGACTAATATGTTAATACCGTCATTTTAGTGCAGACCGTGCTTTAAGCTCATCTCAACAGCTTGAGCGTTTGGGATCACATTTTTTCCCTTGCATCATCCGTAAcacttttataaaataaaactctATTCAACCTCAAAGGAAGATTTTCATAAAACGTAACAGAAACGATCCACGGATGACCatttcttacaatttaaaatcATTCCGGCTGCATATGTAGCTTACGGGAGGTCATCATAGATGTTTACAATCAACGATACGGAAATCGTCTGCTCTGATTTCGCAAAGATATTAGTTTGAATATTCGGTATGAAGTATCGTATAGCGGAActatacacagttgtttcaaaccATGCACTCAAGATCATATTCAGCCCCTACTGTGTATTCCAATTTAGCCctggggtcacatgatttatttaGAAACAGCAGAGTAACTATACAAACATTCTGCTCTACTACCACAAGCCTTTATAGCTATGTAATTTAGTATATAACATCTCATAGTCGTCCCTTCAAAATTTGTGCTTACCATGCCTAAGCGTAAACAATATAACCATTTGTTAACAGTAGGCAGATCTTCAGTTGCAGGATGCGAACTTCTTCCTCCTCCAAACAATGGACACCTTAATGAAAACAGAACACATGTGCCATTTAATTATACGTTAACATTCACATGCAACGATGGTTATGTACCTCTGTACATATATCCCGTTCGATGTGGCGAATTCGCAATTTGGATTGGACCTCCACCGAAATGTGAAAGTAAGTTAAGTTTAAAATGAGCGGATGATAGTACTTGTTCAATAAAGAGTCCGTATTAAAGTAAGGTATGCCCTTTAATTGATACATTCCCTTATGTTGTCATTATCAATAATATGGTCTAACAGTTTACTAATTCGCTGCTTCCTCTGCATTGCTTTATTCATTATCGTTGATAATGTCTCTGCACTGAAAAGAGAACGGGGTGTCGGTGCAAAGGAATAGCATATAAGAGATTCAATTGTGGGACTAAATAAAAGAATGATCATATTATTTGCCTCGATTTAAAACGATCATGTTAATAAATAATGaagtaacatttaattacttTCGTAGGTATACATGCAATTTGTTATAAAAACTTGTATATCAAAACTTGGATTTTCCATTAATTTGTTTCAGGTTCAACGACTGAGGCACTTACTGCATTGACAATCACTTGCGGTGTTTGTTTAGTTCTGTCTTTACTTGTTAATATATTTCTTCTGCAAAGTCAAATTCGTCGTTGGCGAAGGAATTTGAAGAAGAAACAAAAATCGTCTAAGGAAACTAAAAGACTATTAAATTCAAACAAAGGTGGTATGCATTAGCTTTGAACACTGTTTTATTTTCTAATACTTTAATTGAGATTAAGTATGAGGTTTTTATTACGAAAGTATTCTGTTTGAATTATCATTGTATGTAATTACTCTTTTCCTGAGATAATATTAAAATGGTTATGTTCATAAATATCTAAAATGGGTGTGTGTTCACATATTGTAAAGATATGCCTTAGGATTGCATTACTACTTTGAAAACCTAGTTTTGCATAATAAACAAGATAAGAGTTGATGAATCCGTATCtatcaacatttttatttatttgtcctGTTTTAAAAGAGTAATGTCCTCATTACATTATTTTACAACtcaaagcatttaattaaatcacttctggcaatttaacaagttttaaatgaaaaaagaacTTGAAAAAAAACAGCTGCTAGTACATcgggttttgtttatttgttcatttatatttttaacttcCGCTTTGACGATATTCTTCGGAAATACATTTATTCCCGCATACCCTTACATTGTTTGGACTCAATCTACTATAACTGTATGGCGGTATCGCTCAAACTCACAGAACCTTCATGTGAACATGAGTATATATGAAGGAATTCCGAGTTTTTGCAATCTATAATGTATTGCCCTTTCAAACGTGTCCTCGTAAACTAACTTGTATGGGTCCGAACATATATCTTGGGAGCAAACATTACGAAATAGAACATTATTGAGACACAAGCATGACACAAGAGTTTTGTTAAATGCTTCCattcatatatgtttattttcgatttgtattttttccaaaacagATGGCAAAATGCGCAACGGAACCGGTCCATCTGCAGTATGGCCCGTTCCTGCAGCCACCGCTCCACAAGAACAAGAACTTGATGACGTTATTTTCTTCGATTCAGACAACACTAACTTGAGTCAACCTCCAGACACAATCCAAAATGGCAATGGCAGTAGGCCCGCAGGATGCGATCAAACACCTAAACCAGATGCACAAATACGTTCCTGTAATGGTCTCACTGGGCATGCGGAGGAGGGAGTTGCGCACGATGACTCTTCATCGCGTTCATCGAGTGATGAGGACATCAACAATCCTGTCGCAATCGGCGGAACTACTGTGGGgaacataattaataatattacCAGTAAGTACAATTTTTCAAAGCTATATAACATGCATATACTTTGGTTTTTATGACGGATTGAGTAGACAATCCCTTAAATTGATAACTCCCGGAATACCACCCCTGAATATTTCCTGAAGCCGCCATTACGGTACAGAAGAACCAACTAGGGAAGAGAAACGATTTTAtcgaataatttaaaaattaaatagttAAATATGTTCTGTTTTCGATCTGATCATCAAATAATAGTTCGTTTTCAtcgatttaaagaaaaaattctGTTTAGAGCACTATAATTCAGCAGGAATTAGGTCTTGATTGTATCCTACGTGTTATTTAAAGGTTAagcgtgatatcttatcttaataacggtatATACACATTTGCAGACAAGTAATGTCACGGGCATACTCATAAACTCTTTTATCTAAACTTGGAACATCGCTTCCAATTGAGCAATTGCGTTCGTCCCCACACCACAGATGTTTTGTCAAGACCATAATCTTACTTAAACGGATAATCCGTTATTAATGAACAGAATTATCATGTTTCGTGATCGTGTTAATCTTTTTTTGTGTCgtaaatttaaactttattacGAAAATCGTATGAAGACATGTGTTGGAAATGTAGAGAACATCATTGGATCTATTAAAGTTTATTTAGGCTCCAGTTTTTTTCTACTTGAACTTTTTTTATCATAACTTTAGATTTTATTAAGAAATCAATTTAGTTAATATTGAGAACACAAACAAAGTGTATTTCAGGCTATGGACTCTTGTATTACctataaaacgtaattaaaatgatattttaaacataaaaaatagaGTTATGGGCAACTGTTCAAGAATAAAAAAGATTGACATCTTATCCTGTTTTGCTATTGAATAGATCCggtatttgttcatttaaaaccaCAAACTTCGATTTCGGCTAGAGATTTTTGTACAAGCTTAACAAGCTTTTGTACAAGACATAATAAAAACACTAAAGTTTTAGACTTAACTAAAAAGAAACATATACTTTTAATAATAAGAGTTGTGCTCTTCATAAAATCTAACAGAGTTCCGCTTATATACATTTACGGACCAGTGTAAGTTTAAGTAAAAAACTTCACTTTGTCTATAGATTTCGATTTTACCTTAAAAATGAAACCTAAAAACAGACAAATTAATAACGAAATAgaacatgtttaaacaaacaaagaTAAGCAGAAGAAATAATTCAGGTTTATACATACGCAGATAtctatttttcaataatatggtCTACCTCGGCCTTAAATCTTTCCAATACTCAAAATGTTGTTTTCGGCGCTATTTCGCTAACAGCACACagtttactttaaaattaagatattgataTAACCTTAATTATTATTCTTGAATAATTACATTGCATAAAGAAAAAACATATGAGAAGGCAAAACTGAAATATGTGTTAAACAAAGCCAACTCAGCATTAAGTATaacgtgttgtcactgattatTCTTGCAgagataaatattttataaatctacCGTGTGTATTTCTTATTTAACTTCGATTGATTAACGCTGTTATACATATCGCATTCCTCGTGCTGGGTTATATTTTATTGTGTAGGACGACAACCATAGCATTGGATAAAGACTTAATATACTAACTATATGTTGTCTGCAGATACCAATGTCCATCTTCATGTAATTTC encodes:
- the LOC127856215 gene encoding uncharacterized protein LOC127856215; translated protein: MGYPWIMLYSARERNHKKSRMMTSGLGISAVCLILCLGRIQANNYSDPYICYGDVCNSESPAQFCDVVYMHCRRCDDIRGDCFTRHQTFNCTEYCYEIRYKEEVEKLRVAGCELLPPPNNGHLNENRTHVPFNYTLTFTCNDGYVPLYIYPVRCGEFAIWIGPPPKCESSTTEALTALTITCGVCLVLSLLVNIFLLQSQIRRWRRNLKKKQKSSKETKRLLNSNKGDGKMRNGTGPSAVWPVPAATAPQEQELDDVIFFDSDNTNLSQPPDTIQNGNGSRPAGCDQTPKPDAQIRSCNGLTGHAEEGVAHDDSSSRSSSDEDINNPVAIGGTTVGNIINNITNTNVHLHVISTPTPTPVGPLTAACQPQEPESPQTDKRPVEETDILGSQPGAPSQTVWAIPPENDDTTLKSTE